The following are encoded in a window of Sphingobium sp. AP49 genomic DNA:
- a CDS encoding PAS domain-containing hybrid sensor histidine kinase/response regulator, with product MIKAEHIGSILAAAGASGTWDWDIVADRLSVDAHFAELSGIDPHSADNLPPSSFFLAIHPDDRARIRIAVAGILSGAELFSKEFRVVDPAGVTLWMHARGQCHLDDNDQPVRFTGILVDVTERKRTEERLRVAQTAGGVGTFEYVDGYATAVVSDEFCRLLGLHPASVLPVQTINGVLRGRQTLLIPSHREGAIPESLDAEFYIQRNDDGAMRWVARRGEIMREGAGFRLIGVIYDVTVAKEHEAALRELNDTLESRVAQEVANRQQAEDALRQAQKMEAVGQLTGGIAHDFNNLLMAITSSLTLLQKRVPADPHTSRLIENAQQGAERGAALTQRMLAFARRQDLASERIDVSVLVDDVRELIERTLGPAWSLDLQFPDRLPPVLADRNQLELALLNLAVNARDAMPEGGAIRVVAQCRDASEIPSDGLSPGTYVGLSVIDTGIGMDEATLAHATEPFFTTKGVGKGTGLGLSMIHGLARQLEGGFTLDSTVGHGTTATLWLPAAEEDAAPAALEREVISSFTGRLKILVVDDDFLILMNTAALLEDLGHEVLEASSGEEALALVRQHEDIDLVITDQAMPQMTGTQLADQITDIRGDLPIILASGYGDVPAGSQQRIVRLGKPFGQAMLDQAIAAAMAG from the coding sequence GTGATCAAAGCAGAGCATATCGGGTCAATTCTTGCGGCGGCGGGTGCAAGCGGAACATGGGACTGGGATATCGTCGCCGATAGATTGTCGGTTGATGCGCACTTCGCGGAATTATCCGGTATCGATCCGCACTCTGCGGACAATCTACCCCCCAGCAGCTTCTTTCTGGCAATCCATCCCGACGATCGTGCCCGCATCCGCATCGCAGTGGCAGGCATCCTGTCCGGCGCGGAACTGTTCTCCAAGGAATTTCGCGTCGTCGATCCTGCCGGCGTCACGCTGTGGATGCATGCTCGAGGGCAATGCCATCTCGACGATAATGATCAGCCCGTTCGGTTCACCGGCATTCTTGTTGACGTCACCGAGCGCAAGCGGACCGAGGAACGGCTCCGCGTTGCCCAGACCGCAGGCGGTGTAGGTACCTTCGAATATGTCGATGGCTATGCCACTGCCGTAGTCTCCGACGAATTCTGCCGCCTTCTCGGCCTCCATCCCGCTTCAGTCCTGCCAGTGCAGACGATCAACGGCGTACTGCGGGGGCGACAAACCCTCTTGATTCCCAGCCATCGTGAGGGAGCGATTCCGGAAAGTCTGGACGCGGAGTTCTATATACAGCGCAACGACGATGGCGCGATGCGCTGGGTCGCCCGGCGCGGGGAAATCATGCGTGAGGGTGCCGGCTTTCGCCTGATCGGCGTCATCTACGATGTCACGGTGGCGAAGGAACATGAAGCAGCGCTTCGTGAACTCAATGATACATTGGAAAGTCGTGTGGCGCAGGAGGTCGCAAACCGGCAGCAGGCTGAAGACGCCCTGCGGCAGGCGCAGAAGATGGAGGCGGTGGGGCAGCTCACCGGTGGCATCGCGCACGACTTCAACAATCTCCTGATGGCGATCACCAGCAGCTTGACGCTTCTGCAGAAGCGCGTTCCGGCCGATCCTCACACCAGCAGGCTGATCGAAAACGCACAGCAGGGCGCTGAGCGCGGGGCGGCTCTGACTCAGCGCATGCTTGCATTCGCCCGCCGTCAGGATCTCGCATCGGAGCGCATCGACGTGTCGGTACTGGTCGATGACGTGCGAGAACTGATCGAACGCACTTTGGGACCGGCCTGGTCTCTTGATCTGCAATTCCCCGACCGGCTTCCCCCAGTATTGGCAGACCGCAACCAGTTGGAGCTGGCGTTGCTGAACCTGGCCGTCAATGCACGGGACGCCATGCCGGAGGGGGGCGCCATAAGAGTGGTAGCACAGTGTCGTGACGCGAGCGAAATTCCATCCGATGGCCTTTCGCCCGGTACCTATGTCGGCCTGTCTGTCATCGATACCGGCATTGGCATGGATGAAGCGACTCTTGCCCATGCAACAGAACCCTTTTTTACGACGAAGGGTGTCGGCAAGGGCACTGGTCTCGGGCTCTCGATGATACATGGACTGGCCAGGCAGCTGGAGGGCGGCTTTACGCTTGATAGCACTGTCGGGCATGGCACAACCGCAACCTTGTGGCTGCCAGCGGCCGAGGAAGATGCTGCACCGGCGGCCCTTGAACGCGAAGTAATATCATCCTTTACTGGGCGGCTGAAAATCCTGGTGGTCGACGATGACTTCCTTATCCTGATGAACACGGCGGCACTGCTTGAGGATCTGGGGCATGAGGTTCTGGAAGCTAGTTCCGGCGAGGAGGCCCTTGCTCTTGTTCGGCAACATGAGGACATCGACCTTGTCATCACCGATCAAGCTATGCCGCAGATGACTGGAACGCAGCTGGCCGACCAGATCACGGACATACGGGGCGATCTCCCAATCATTCTTGCTAGTGGATATGGTGACGTACCAGCAGGTTCCCAGCAGCGGATCGTACGACTGGGCAAACCGTTTGGGCAGGCAATGCTTGATCAAGCCATTGCCGCGGCGATGGCTGGATAG
- a CDS encoding chemotaxis protein CheX, producing MLAELERDALTEIVNIGVSRAASSLRKMIGDQVFLSVPSIEVVSQKRAARLISEREVSDLVAVRQDFAGPFSGRALLIFPETNSLELVRAVTGGELSAQDVVDMEQEALAETGNVILNSCLATMANMLRRSLTMTIPEVLRGSGASLFEVDENGATDGLVLFLYIDFAVRSRDIRGYIAMIMDLPSLAMLKELLGEFIARVVGEDGI from the coding sequence GTGCTCGCCGAGCTGGAGCGCGACGCCCTAACCGAAATCGTCAATATCGGCGTCAGTCGCGCAGCCTCCAGCCTACGCAAGATGATCGGCGACCAGGTGTTTTTGTCGGTCCCTTCAATCGAGGTTGTGAGCCAGAAGCGGGCCGCGCGCCTGATCAGCGAACGGGAAGTGAGCGATCTTGTTGCTGTGCGCCAGGATTTCGCCGGGCCGTTCTCCGGTCGCGCGCTGCTGATCTTTCCGGAGACGAACAGCCTAGAACTCGTGAGGGCTGTGACGGGCGGCGAGCTATCCGCGCAGGATGTGGTGGATATGGAGCAGGAAGCCCTTGCCGAAACCGGCAATGTCATACTGAACAGCTGTCTTGCGACGATGGCAAACATGCTTCGCCGCTCGCTCACAATGACCATCCCGGAAGTTCTGCGCGGATCTGGTGCCAGCCTGTTTGAAGTTGATGAGAATGGCGCCACGGATGGCCTTGTGCTCTTCCTATACATCGACTTCGCGGTACGCAGCCGGGACATTCGTGGCTATATTGCAATGATCATGGACTTGCCGTCGCTGGCGATGCTGAAGGAGCTGCTGGGAGAATTCATTGCGCGGGTGGTCGGCGAGGACGGCATCTGA
- a CDS encoding response regulator has product MSATVLIVDDSKLARIVAGKALAELQPEWQKIEAGSADQALELISGQSVDVALIDFNMPEKDGLELAAELHVLRPDMPIAIITANIQDEIIARAREIGAGFVAKPVTTDALEPFLSGAALRLRSKRA; this is encoded by the coding sequence ATGTCTGCCACGGTTCTTATTGTTGATGACAGCAAGCTGGCGAGGATCGTCGCGGGCAAGGCGTTGGCGGAGCTGCAACCGGAGTGGCAGAAAATCGAGGCCGGTAGCGCCGATCAGGCGCTGGAACTCATTTCCGGGCAGTCGGTCGACGTCGCCCTGATTGATTTCAACATGCCCGAGAAGGACGGACTTGAACTTGCTGCCGAGTTGCACGTTCTGCGACCTGACATGCCGATCGCCATCATCACCGCCAACATCCAGGACGAGATCATTGCGCGTGCGCGTGAGATCGGTGCGGGCTTCGTCGCCAAGCCAGTGACTACGGACGCGCTGGAACCCTTTCTCTCGGGTGCTGCCCTCCGTCTTCGATCGAAGCGCGCGTGA
- a CDS encoding chemotaxis protein CheA yields MDELLEQFLIEGRELVAQASKDFATLSRDPTDLAAIDSAFRAVHTLKGSVAVFGLGLAEQLLHAAEDLLDGARRGGSILDAARISALIACLDDVDRWIDDMERDGRLGEDAPAVSRRAIAQLNPKIGEVPVSEEAAEQRWIAELSIREADVIAQASGSLVAFRYTPDVGCFFRGEDPLAVVEAVPDLLTIGLLPANGTWPNTLAIEPFSCFSIIEGLSAASLDAVRKAFRLQPDQVQFGEVAPETQTDETRARRTETSLLRVSPARVDAMADGLGDLVVAINALTPLAQEAQAIDRALAARLRTVQATIERATSSLHRNLSAVRLVPLGPALQRLPRLTREIAQSLGKTVALTITGDRIEVDKQIADGLFEPLLHLVRNALDHGIEAGEMRRAAGKPADGAITLSFKRDGEAVIASLSDDGAGIDPVRIRQLAVTRGLLSQDVADKMTDATALRLIFTPGFSTAAAVSEVSGRGVGMDAVQAATDRLRGTIEIDSIVGRGTIFRLRLPTNALITRLLIVEVGGERYGIALDQVVETVRIDRSALLPVGKGVACVLRERTVPVLDLATLLDARLFDSPHAKLVVTQSGGEPVALRVDNFAERVETIVRPPGGLLSAARGIIGSALMGDGGVLLVLDLQELAA; encoded by the coding sequence ATGGACGAGCTACTTGAACAATTTCTGATCGAGGGTCGCGAACTCGTCGCGCAGGCGAGCAAAGATTTTGCGACCTTGTCACGCGATCCGACCGACCTTGCCGCCATCGATAGTGCCTTCAGGGCAGTCCACACGCTAAAGGGTTCTGTGGCGGTGTTCGGCCTCGGCCTAGCCGAACAGCTCCTCCATGCAGCAGAGGACCTTCTGGATGGGGCACGTAGAGGCGGTTCCATCCTCGACGCGGCCCGGATCTCAGCGCTCATCGCCTGCCTTGACGACGTCGACCGCTGGATCGACGACATGGAGCGCGACGGTCGATTGGGAGAGGATGCTCCGGCTGTTAGTAGACGGGCGATTGCCCAGCTTAACCCGAAGATCGGGGAGGTTCCAGTCAGCGAGGAGGCCGCGGAACAAAGGTGGATCGCTGAGCTTTCAATCAGGGAAGCAGACGTCATTGCGCAGGCTTCTGGAAGCCTCGTCGCCTTTCGCTACACGCCTGATGTGGGATGTTTCTTCCGTGGTGAAGATCCCTTAGCGGTTGTTGAAGCTGTTCCCGATCTTCTAACCATCGGCTTGCTCCCGGCAAATGGCACCTGGCCCAACACTCTGGCAATAGAGCCATTTTCATGTTTCAGCATAATCGAGGGCCTGAGCGCAGCCTCACTTGATGCTGTGCGTAAGGCCTTTCGGCTTCAACCCGATCAGGTACAGTTCGGCGAGGTCGCGCCTGAAACGCAGACGGATGAAACGCGCGCGCGCCGAACCGAGACGAGCCTGCTCCGTGTCTCACCCGCGCGGGTGGATGCGATGGCGGATGGTCTGGGCGATCTTGTCGTGGCGATCAACGCACTTACCCCACTCGCTCAAGAGGCACAGGCCATCGATCGCGCTCTTGCAGCGCGCCTGCGAACGGTGCAGGCGACCATCGAACGGGCGACGAGCTCGCTTCATCGCAATCTCAGCGCCGTGCGGCTGGTCCCCCTCGGTCCGGCGCTCCAACGCCTCCCCCGTCTCACACGGGAAATCGCGCAGAGTCTGGGCAAGACGGTTGCGCTGACCATCACCGGGGATCGGATCGAGGTCGACAAGCAGATCGCCGACGGCCTGTTCGAACCATTGCTTCATCTGGTCCGCAATGCCCTCGACCACGGCATAGAGGCTGGCGAAATGCGGAGAGCGGCGGGAAAGCCCGCCGACGGGGCCATAACGCTCAGCTTCAAGCGGGATGGGGAGGCGGTCATCGCCTCGCTTAGCGACGACGGCGCCGGCATTGATCCCGTCCGTATCCGGCAGCTTGCCGTAACGCGTGGCCTCCTGTCTCAGGATGTCGCCGACAAAATGACCGATGCAACGGCATTACGCCTTATCTTCACACCCGGCTTTTCAACCGCCGCAGCCGTTTCCGAAGTGTCGGGCCGGGGTGTCGGCATGGATGCCGTGCAAGCCGCCACCGACAGGTTGCGCGGCACGATTGAGATCGACAGCATCGTCGGCAGAGGCACTATTTTCCGCCTGCGCCTGCCTACCAATGCCCTCATCACCCGGTTGCTGATCGTGGAGGTGGGCGGTGAGCGTTATGGCATAGCGCTCGATCAGGTTGTGGAGACCGTTCGCATCGACCGTTCAGCGCTGCTGCCGGTCGGTAAGGGTGTCGCCTGCGTCTTACGCGAGCGGACAGTCCCCGTCCTCGACCTCGCCACCCTGCTCGACGCTCGTCTGTTCGACAGTCCTCATGCCAAGCTGGTGGTCACACAGAGCGGTGGCGAGCCAGTGGCGCTGCGTGTCGACAATTTCGCGGAACGCGTCGAGACGATCGTACGTCCGCCTGGGGGCCTATTGTCAGCCGCAAGAGGCATCATCGGTTCCGCCCTCATGGGCGATGGCGGCGTTCTGCTTGTTCTTGACCTGCAGGAGTTGGCGGCATGA
- a CDS encoding protein-glutamate O-methyltransferase CheR, translated as MKTPIFLAPEELAAVCTLLYRWTGMIFGENKRYYIERRITERMKRTNITTAKAYLGYVGGHLAEREALINAFTINETYFYREEHQLAALSRDILPELVRNKRPGELVRIWSMPCSTGEEAYSIALWLLENWPLVDAYNVEIIGSDIDTSALARAQEGYFAERALSRLPDTVRESYFEPEQAHRRRIIQDLRESVRFATANIIDATSLSGLGLFDVILCRNLLIYFDDNSRLIAANNLFEALNPAGPYASATANPWGASPIASPSLAFRTQSFIVSRDGRAT; from the coding sequence GTGAAGACACCGATTTTTCTCGCGCCAGAGGAATTGGCAGCGGTCTGCACGCTGCTCTACCGCTGGACGGGCATGATCTTCGGCGAGAACAAGCGCTATTACATCGAGCGCCGCATTACCGAACGGATGAAGCGCACCAATATTACGACGGCCAAGGCCTATCTCGGCTATGTCGGCGGGCATCTGGCCGAGCGCGAGGCGCTGATCAACGCCTTCACCATCAACGAGACCTATTTTTATCGTGAGGAGCATCAACTCGCGGCCCTCTCGCGCGACATTCTCCCCGAACTGGTCCGGAACAAGCGGCCGGGCGAACTTGTACGCATTTGGTCGATGCCCTGCTCGACAGGCGAGGAAGCCTACTCCATCGCTCTCTGGCTTCTGGAAAACTGGCCCCTGGTGGACGCATATAATGTCGAAATCATTGGATCCGACATAGATACGAGCGCTCTTGCCAGGGCGCAGGAAGGCTATTTTGCGGAACGGGCGCTTTCCCGCCTGCCCGACACCGTACGCGAAAGCTATTTCGAGCCGGAACAAGCGCATCGCCGTCGCATCATTCAGGATCTGCGGGAGTCCGTGCGCTTTGCCACTGCCAACATCATCGACGCAACCAGTCTGAGCGGACTGGGTCTGTTCGATGTCATTCTGTGCCGGAACCTGTTGATCTATTTTGACGACAACTCCCGTCTGATCGCGGCGAACAACCTCTTCGAGGCGTTAAATCCGGCGGGACCATATGCCTCGGCCACAGCGAATCCATGGGGCGCATCTCCGATCGCTTCACCCTCTCTCGCCTTCCGGACGCAATCGTTTATCGTAAGCCGTGATGGACGAGCTACTTGA
- the cheB gene encoding chemotaxis-specific protein-glutamate methyltransferase CheB has protein sequence MTRLLIIDDSALMRRLLTEIFSSAGDFEVTAARSGVEALAMLADVAPDVITLDINMPGMDGLACLDQIMVMRPCPVVMVSSLTEDGAEETLEAMALGAVDFIAKPKGAVSLEIDAIADDLVDKVRAASKARISRTMRLQERVRARSSGNLASRRKRAARAIRDDTAPLPPLSRTDGERGVVLVGCSTGGPPALDKVLGGLSEDFPWPILVAQHMPASFTGPLARRLDRISALTVQEVVGTTTLLPGHAYIGKGDADLILSRRNGRLVALPAPSSKDYFWHPSVDRLVDSAMRVVAPDKLLGVLMTGMGADGAAAMTRLKTAGGLTMAEAESSAVVWGMPGALVRANGAAIVRPLDQIADALAALLPA, from the coding sequence GTGACCCGATTGCTGATCATTGACGATTCGGCGCTGATGCGACGTCTGCTGACGGAGATATTCTCATCGGCGGGCGATTTCGAAGTGACTGCCGCGCGGAGCGGCGTAGAGGCGCTGGCGATGCTGGCCGACGTCGCACCGGATGTGATAACCCTCGACATCAATATGCCAGGAATGGACGGGCTGGCCTGCCTCGACCAGATCATGGTGATGCGCCCGTGCCCTGTCGTCATGGTCTCTTCTCTGACAGAGGATGGTGCCGAGGAAACGCTTGAGGCAATGGCGCTTGGCGCAGTCGATTTCATTGCCAAGCCCAAGGGAGCCGTGTCGCTCGAAATCGACGCCATAGCCGACGATCTGGTCGACAAAGTGCGCGCAGCATCGAAAGCGCGTATTTCCCGCACCATGCGCCTTCAGGAACGCGTCCGTGCCCGCAGCAGTGGCAATCTGGCCAGTCGCAGAAAGCGCGCTGCCCGCGCGATACGGGATGATACCGCGCCCCTGCCGCCGCTTTCCCGCACGGACGGTGAAAGGGGTGTCGTTCTCGTCGGCTGCTCGACCGGCGGGCCGCCGGCGCTCGATAAAGTACTCGGCGGATTATCAGAAGATTTCCCTTGGCCGATCCTGGTTGCGCAGCACATGCCTGCCAGCTTCACCGGGCCGCTTGCGCGCCGGCTCGACCGGATAAGTGCGCTGACCGTTCAGGAGGTCGTGGGAACGACAACGCTGCTGCCAGGCCATGCCTATATCGGCAAGGGCGACGCGGATCTCATCCTCTCGCGCCGCAACGGCCGTCTCGTGGCGCTCCCGGCTCCCAGCAGTAAAGATTATTTCTGGCACCCCAGTGTGGACCGGCTTGTCGACAGTGCAATGCGTGTCGTTGCGCCCGACAAGCTGCTTGGCGTGTTGATGACCGGCATGGGCGCGGATGGAGCGGCAGCAATGACAAGGTTGAAGACAGCGGGTGGCCTCACCATGGCAGAGGCGGAGAGCAGTGCAGTGGTCTGGGGCATGCCCGGCGCGCTGGTGCGGGCCAATGGTGCGGCGATCGTCCGGCCACTCGACCAAATCGCCGACGCGCTCGCAGCTCTCCTGCCCGCGTGA
- a CDS encoding chemotaxis protein CheW codes for MPAAPHPSSQLLAFTVGDRRLGLPAAQVQEVLPMPRISRVPYASDTLLGVANMRGTVIPVISVGRLIGQDRSECQRVIVVNEGGLVGLAVTSVEQFADHRTVDDVSAVDIAELVARAVPEKRQRRSSQRVVASADRTARHESVPLVALTVGSQAFALPVSHVEEIVRAPEDIARMPHSDAVVMGTMLLQGAVLPLLSLAALLALPPRAVDHHARVVVVRIGTHRVGLLVEAMQSVMYVAETDIDPVPQALNRGGAEARIQAICRLGEGQGLLSVLAADKLLREDIMARLLQGDGKEQGEMTGSAASEGSERFLLFRIGDDSFGLPIDAVEEVVPLPSRLTPLPKAPDFVQGVMNVRGKVIPVIDQARRFNGTAVESAKPRVIVVRIGALIAGFIVDAVSEVALVHESALREAPDMGGAGTRIFDRVAALGGGDDLVLIISPQELLDRAEQDVLAKLGKKGMTRTP; via the coding sequence TTGCCAGCCGCTCCGCATCCTTCCAGCCAATTGTTGGCGTTCACCGTCGGCGACAGGCGTCTGGGCTTGCCAGCCGCGCAGGTACAGGAAGTCCTTCCGATGCCGAGGATTTCGCGGGTCCCTTACGCATCCGATACACTGCTGGGCGTTGCAAATATGCGCGGCACGGTTATCCCGGTGATCTCCGTCGGGCGGCTGATCGGTCAGGACAGGAGTGAATGCCAGCGGGTGATCGTCGTCAATGAGGGCGGCCTTGTCGGGCTCGCCGTTACGAGCGTGGAACAGTTTGCGGACCATCGCACCGTTGACGATGTCTCCGCTGTCGACATTGCAGAACTGGTCGCGCGGGCAGTGCCCGAAAAACGTCAGCGCCGATCCAGCCAACGTGTCGTGGCATCGGCTGATCGCACTGCCCGGCACGAGTCCGTACCCCTCGTCGCCCTCACCGTCGGCTCTCAGGCTTTCGCGCTGCCGGTGTCCCATGTTGAGGAGATCGTGCGCGCCCCCGAGGATATTGCCCGGATGCCGCACTCCGACGCGGTCGTCATGGGCACCATGTTGTTGCAAGGTGCGGTTCTGCCCCTCCTGTCGCTCGCGGCCTTGTTGGCACTACCGCCGCGCGCCGTCGACCACCATGCAAGGGTCGTGGTCGTCAGGATCGGGACGCACCGTGTTGGCCTGCTGGTCGAAGCGATGCAGTCCGTCATGTACGTAGCTGAAACCGATATCGACCCCGTTCCGCAAGCGCTGAACAGAGGCGGTGCGGAAGCGCGGATCCAGGCGATCTGCCGCCTTGGGGAAGGCCAGGGCCTGCTGTCCGTCCTTGCAGCGGACAAGTTGCTGCGCGAGGATATCATGGCGAGGCTGCTGCAGGGCGATGGCAAGGAACAAGGCGAGATGACAGGCAGCGCGGCCAGCGAAGGAAGCGAGCGGTTTCTGCTGTTCCGCATCGGCGACGACAGCTTTGGCTTGCCCATTGATGCGGTAGAGGAAGTCGTTCCCTTGCCATCGCGCCTTACGCCCCTGCCAAAGGCGCCCGATTTCGTGCAGGGGGTCATGAACGTGCGCGGCAAGGTCATCCCCGTGATCGACCAGGCACGACGGTTCAACGGCACGGCGGTTGAAAGCGCAAAGCCGCGCGTAATCGTGGTGCGTATCGGCGCGCTGATTGCAGGGTTCATTGTGGACGCCGTATCTGAAGTTGCCCTGGTGCACGAAAGCGCCCTTCGCGAAGCTCCCGACATGGGGGGGGCGGGCACACGAATCTTCGATCGTGTCGCGGCGCTCGGCGGCGGCGACGATCTTGTTCTGATCATCAGTCCGCAGGAACTTCTCGACCGGGCCGAGCAAGACGTGCTGGCAAAGCTGGGCAAGAAGGGCATGACCAGGACGCCGTGA
- a CDS encoding methyl-accepting chemotaxis protein, with the protein MALVKKSTLGSRAKATTQAPADETPSVKPKPSRRQAVKRKSLSPTERIDQATQELASGLGEASAAAAELQRTMDQISSGAEEAAGAAQESLGLIAALGTNFRDARSRAEESRRQTEAVQTSFAEISTQIEGSVAAIELSAQRQLSTVDLMVTLEEAAVTIDEIGVYVADVSDQTSLLALNASIEAARAGDSGAGFSIVSDEVRALAENSESSASDIRRLSANIGSEVKHIAEKIRAASMQATSEASLGHEVVARLKAARDDLAALGLNMQDILQTAVEADSATREAERSAEQVASAAEEQSAAAAEAQQAIEQQGSSLEESQQTAEALGDLTEQLQDNTGEMIVEQVAAAAEELSATVQELSGASGQILVALEQISRGTQVQASATLQANAAMSQIEKSARLAQTRAEDANARIVAIVMSVTEGRAMMERLVDGVGAALQEINGVLRLLAVLNDTSRKIEKIADGLALISVQTNMLAVSGAVEATRAGDAGAGFATVAGDIRKLSRDAADSAERTKDIVRTIQDQMVSVRRDLDQVVGAAEAEIVRNRAMVERFALVMAELEGAQASNGVILANADTMLRSVREVHSGTSQIAEAADLAAAAVREASAAARQQAQGAEALAAAIEEIASIATVLAVQEG; encoded by the coding sequence ATGGCGCTGGTAAAGAAATCGACCCTTGGCTCTCGTGCGAAGGCCACGACGCAAGCTCCAGCAGACGAAACACCATCGGTCAAACCCAAGCCTTCTCGCCGGCAGGCCGTGAAGCGCAAATCGCTCTCCCCTACAGAGCGCATCGACCAGGCGACACAGGAGTTGGCGAGCGGATTGGGTGAGGCATCGGCCGCGGCGGCTGAGTTGCAGCGGACGATGGACCAGATTTCGAGTGGAGCCGAGGAGGCGGCAGGCGCGGCGCAGGAATCGCTTGGCCTGATCGCCGCGCTTGGCACAAATTTCCGTGATGCGCGAAGCCGTGCTGAAGAATCCCGTCGTCAGACAGAGGCGGTTCAAACCAGCTTCGCTGAAATCAGTACGCAGATCGAGGGCTCCGTCGCCGCTATCGAACTGAGCGCACAGCGGCAGCTTTCCACCGTCGACTTGATGGTCACTCTGGAAGAGGCAGCCGTTACCATCGACGAAATAGGCGTCTATGTCGCGGATGTTTCGGATCAGACCAGCCTGCTCGCTCTCAATGCCTCCATCGAAGCGGCTCGGGCCGGCGACAGCGGTGCCGGCTTTTCAATCGTATCGGACGAGGTACGCGCGCTAGCTGAGAATTCAGAAAGCAGCGCGAGCGACATTCGGCGCCTCTCCGCCAATATTGGCAGCGAAGTCAAACATATCGCGGAGAAGATTCGCGCGGCGTCGATGCAGGCGACGAGCGAAGCGAGCCTCGGCCATGAGGTCGTGGCGCGACTGAAGGCTGCCCGCGATGATCTCGCCGCGCTGGGGCTAAATATGCAGGATATCCTGCAGACAGCGGTAGAGGCGGATAGCGCCACCCGTGAGGCGGAGCGCAGCGCGGAGCAGGTGGCGAGCGCCGCGGAGGAACAGTCCGCAGCAGCTGCGGAGGCCCAACAGGCCATTGAACAACAAGGTTCCTCGCTGGAGGAAAGCCAGCAGACGGCAGAGGCGCTGGGCGACCTCACCGAGCAATTACAAGACAACACCGGTGAAATGATCGTCGAGCAGGTCGCGGCCGCAGCGGAGGAACTGTCCGCAACGGTGCAGGAACTGTCTGGCGCGTCCGGCCAGATTCTTGTCGCTCTCGAACAGATCAGCCGGGGAACGCAGGTTCAGGCATCCGCGACGCTTCAGGCCAACGCTGCCATGAGCCAGATCGAAAAATCCGCTCGCCTTGCCCAGACGAGAGCCGAAGACGCCAATGCCCGGATCGTCGCGATCGTGATGTCGGTGACGGAAGGCCGTGCAATGATGGAGCGCCTAGTCGACGGCGTCGGCGCCGCGCTGCAAGAGATCAATGGCGTGCTGCGACTTCTCGCGGTTCTCAACGATACCTCGCGCAAGATCGAGAAGATCGCCGATGGACTCGCCCTGATCTCTGTGCAGACAAATATGCTAGCGGTAAGCGGAGCGGTCGAGGCGACCCGTGCCGGGGACGCCGGGGCGGGTTTTGCAACAGTCGCAGGCGATATCCGTAAGCTGTCGCGTGATGCTGCAGACAGTGCCGAGCGGACCAAGGATATTGTCCGCACGATCCAGGACCAGATGGTGTCCGTCCGCCGCGATCTCGATCAGGTCGTCGGAGCCGCAGAGGCAGAAATTGTTCGCAACCGCGCCATGGTGGAGCGCTTTGCACTGGTGATGGCAGAACTGGAGGGCGCGCAGGCCTCCAACGGGGTTATCTTGGCGAATGCCGATACCATGTTGCGGTCGGTCCGGGAGGTGCATAGCGGCACCAGCCAGATCGCCGAAGCAGCCGACCTTGCGGCGGCGGCCGTGCGGGAAGCGAGCGCGGCAGCGCGCCAGCAGGCGCAGGGGGCGGAAGCGCTGGCGGCGGCAATCGAGGAAATTGCGTCCATCGCCACCGTCCTTGCCGTGCAAGAGGGCTGA